A segment of the Chryseobacterium scophthalmum genome:
ATGAAAAAGCTAATTTTAGGTATAGCAATCGTTTCTTCGGTTTTTGCTTTTGGGCAAAAAGAAGATAAAAAAGATGTAAATGCTCAAGTTCAAGCTACTAATAAAGCGGCGATGGATGCATATAATGCAAAAAATTATACGGTTGCAGGACCAAAGTTCATAGAACTTTATGATTTATTAAAAGCAAACGGTCAAGAGGATAAAACTTACAAGTATTATGCAGGTTTGAGTTATGCTTTGGCAAACAACTTAGATGAATCTATAAAAATTTATACTGATTTAATTAATTCTGGGTATACAGGAGTTCAGACAACTTACACGGCAAAAGAAAATAAAACCGGACAAGTTTCAGCTTACGATAAAGCTACATGGGATTTAATTAAAAAAACCTCAAAAGATTATTCTGATTTTAAAACAGAGCAAACACCAAGTGTTGAACCAGATTTATATGAAACTTTATCAACATTGCTTTTAAATGCAAAGAAAAATGATGAAGCTTTAGCAATAATTGAAAAAGGTTTAGCAAAATATCCTAATAATGCTAAATTAAAAGAATATCATGGTTCTGCATTATATGCGACAGGTAAAACTGATCAATTTATGGTAAATCTTAAAGA
Coding sequences within it:
- a CDS encoding tetratricopeptide repeat protein; translation: MKKLILGIAIVSSVFAFGQKEDKKDVNAQVQATNKAAMDAYNAKNYTVAGPKFIELYDLLKANGQEDKTYKYYAGLSYALANNLDESIKIYTDLINSGYTGVQTTYTAKENKTGQVSAYDKATWDLIKKTSKDYSDFKTEQTPSVEPDLYETLSTLLLNAKKNDEALAIIEKGLAKYPNNAKLKEYHGSALYATGKTDQFMVNLKEQLAKNPNDATNWYNLGVLQSKTPATADAIASFNKAIELGSNDPKLINNAYQNLVYTYIGDDDKAVKEINAIRKSDPDKATTLIEARKERFNKALPHAEKWYQANPNNLDAVSTLKDIYGILKNQTKLAEMKAKEAELEAKAK